The Cellulophaga sp. L1A9 genome window below encodes:
- a CDS encoding hemolysin III family protein, whose amino-acid sequence MEKISNYKKEELLNTLSHGIGIVLGFIGLYFLLAKNTNKSEYAILGIGIYSFSIILLYTASTIYHAVAVPKLKSKFRVLDHISIYFLIAGTYSPVALITLINGNGWLLFIVVWSIAFIGTILKLFFTGRFEILSLLLYLVMGWLIVFDFQHLVDATTPLGINLLMLGGGFYTVGILFYAIRKIPYNHVIWHFFVLGGSISHWFFIYLDVV is encoded by the coding sequence ATGGAAAAAATTTCAAATTACAAAAAAGAAGAACTACTCAATACCCTTTCCCATGGAATAGGAATTGTTTTGGGTTTTATAGGGCTCTACTTTCTTCTTGCTAAAAATACGAACAAGAGTGAATATGCTATTTTAGGAATCGGTATTTATTCGTTTTCTATTATACTTCTATACACTGCTTCAACAATATATCACGCCGTAGCTGTACCTAAATTAAAAAGCAAGTTTAGAGTTTTAGATCATATTAGTATCTATTTCCTTATTGCGGGTACGTATTCTCCGGTAGCACTTATTACTTTAATTAATGGAAATGGTTGGCTATTATTTATCGTAGTATGGAGTATAGCATTTATTGGAACCATCCTTAAATTATTTTTCACCGGTAGGTTTGAAATCTTATCGCTCCTCTTATATTTAGTAATGGGCTGGTTAATTGTTTTTGATTTTCAGCATTTAGTGGATGCTACAACGCCTCTAGGAATTAATTTATTAATGTTAGGTGGAGGGTTTTACACCGTAGGGATTCTTTTTTATGCCATCAGAAAAATTCCATACAATCATGTTATATGGCATTTTTTTGTTTTAGGAGGAAGTATTAGTCATTGGTTTTTTATCTATTTAGATGTAGTGTAA
- a CDS encoding DUF4268 domain-containing protein encodes MFSKSEAKKLREDYWISFGKSYPKKWILYHTKIKDFSFKFYFDTSHALVSLDIENKDLEKRIDLWQKMTSLKSVLLEDYLPDAQFEEYTYLENQTEISRVYVKLDHVSIHNKNTWQETMIFMNENMKKFEDFFEDFEAVLSN; translated from the coding sequence ATGTTTAGTAAAAGTGAAGCTAAAAAATTAAGAGAAGATTACTGGATATCATTCGGAAAATCCTATCCCAAAAAATGGATTTTATACCATACCAAAATAAAAGATTTTTCTTTTAAATTTTACTTTGATACATCTCATGCACTGGTATCCTTAGATATAGAAAACAAAGATCTTGAGAAAAGGATAGATTTATGGCAAAAAATGACTTCTTTAAAATCTGTATTATTAGAAGATTATCTACCCGATGCACAATTTGAAGAATATACTTATTTAGAAAATCAAACTGAAATATCTAGAGTCTATGTAAAATTAGACCATGTTTCTATTCACAATAAAAATACTTGGCAAGAAACTATGATTTTCATGAATGAAAATATGAAAAAGTTTGAAGATTTTTTTGAAGATTTTGAAGCTGTTTTGTCTAATTGA
- a CDS encoding ZIP family metal transporter yields MTYLLPILAVLVSFLFVYFIKPKKKESIKLLLAFSGAFLLALTIFELLPEIYEGTDQKKVGVFVMLGILLQIFLEFFSKGAEHGHMHMDSSKTEFPWLLFISLSVHSLLEGVPIADHHSMLYAILVHKIPIAIILSIFLIASKMSKIAAFFFICLFSIMTPLGTYLAANIDIFSTIKPELNAVAIGVFLHISTVILFESSEGHKFNLSKLLVIIIGIIIAYFL; encoded by the coding sequence ATGACCTATTTATTACCAATTTTAGCTGTATTAGTAAGCTTCCTATTTGTTTATTTCATAAAACCCAAGAAAAAAGAAAGCATAAAACTCCTATTAGCATTTAGTGGTGCCTTCCTTTTGGCGTTGACTATATTTGAGCTTTTGCCTGAAATATATGAAGGAACAGATCAAAAAAAAGTGGGTGTATTTGTCATGTTGGGAATATTGTTACAAATATTTTTAGAATTTTTTTCTAAAGGAGCAGAACATGGACACATGCATATGGACAGTAGCAAGACTGAATTCCCTTGGCTATTATTCATAAGTTTATCTGTTCACTCCCTTTTAGAAGGTGTTCCTATAGCCGATCATCATTCTATGTTATATGCCATATTGGTACATAAGATTCCGATTGCCATAATTTTAAGCATTTTCTTGATTGCTTCAAAAATGAGTAAAATAGCTGCCTTTTTCTTTATTTGCTTATTTTCAATAATGACACCTTTAGGAACATATTTAGCAGCAAATATTGATATATTTTCTACAATTAAACCAGAATTAAACGCTGTAGCCATTGGTGTATTTTTACACATCTCTACTGTAATTTTATTTGAAAGTTCAGAGGGACATAAGTTTAATTTAAGTAAGTTATTAGTCATTATCATCGGAATAATAATCGCATATTTTTTATAA
- a CDS encoding class I SAM-dependent RNA methyltransferase, translated as MENYKMVAKTMFGFEGILAKELRKLGALNIEEGVRSVSFEGDMGFMYKANLCLRTAIKIIKPIHSFSVKNEEELYKKIYAFDWTEYLTPHTTFAIDTTVNSENFTHSLYVSQKVKDAIVDKFRDLDGIRPDVDIKFPDLRINIHIQKEHCNVSLDTSGRSLHQRGYKTATNIAPINEVLAAGLLLLSGWDGQSDFLDPMCGSGTILVEAAMIACNIPVNINRKEFAFEKWPDYDQELFDKIVESCLNKTREFHFKIAGYDKAPSAIRKAQDNIENANLSEYIKVGQFNFFETEKSVDSHLHILFNPPYGERLDIDMEDFYKNIGDTLKTHYAGTDAWLITSNLEALKFVGLRPSRKIKVFNSHLESRLVKYVMYEGSKKTKFQNQES; from the coding sequence ATGGAGAATTACAAAATGGTTGCCAAAACAATGTTTGGTTTTGAAGGAATACTAGCTAAAGAGCTACGCAAGCTTGGGGCTTTAAATATTGAAGAAGGTGTTCGAAGCGTTAGTTTTGAAGGTGATATGGGATTTATGTATAAAGCTAATTTGTGCTTACGTACCGCTATAAAAATCATAAAGCCTATTCACTCTTTTTCTGTAAAGAATGAGGAGGAATTATATAAGAAAATTTATGCTTTTGATTGGACGGAATATTTAACACCACACACTACTTTTGCAATTGATACTACCGTTAATTCTGAGAATTTTACGCATTCTCTTTATGTATCACAAAAGGTTAAAGACGCTATTGTAGATAAGTTTAGAGATTTGGATGGTATTCGTCCCGATGTGGATATTAAATTTCCAGACCTTCGAATAAATATACACATCCAGAAAGAACACTGTAATGTTTCATTAGATACTTCTGGTCGATCTTTACACCAACGTGGTTATAAAACAGCAACCAATATTGCACCCATTAACGAAGTTCTGGCTGCAGGACTTTTACTATTGAGTGGTTGGGATGGTCAAAGTGATTTTTTAGATCCAATGTGTGGTAGTGGAACCATTTTGGTAGAAGCTGCAATGATTGCTTGCAATATTCCGGTCAACATCAATAGAAAAGAATTTGCTTTTGAGAAATGGCCAGATTATGATCAAGAGTTGTTTGATAAAATAGTGGAAAGCTGTTTAAATAAAACGAGAGAATTCCATTTCAAAATCGCAGGTTATGATAAGGCACCCTCTGCAATACGAAAAGCACAAGACAATATTGAAAATGCTAATTTATCAGAATATATAAAAGTTGGGCAATTTAATTTTTTCGAAACAGAAAAATCTGTAGACAGCCATTTGCATATCTTATTTAACCCTCCTTATGGGGAGCGTTTGGATATAGATATGGAAGATTTTTATAAGAACATTGGCGATACCTTGAAGACGCATTATGCAGGTACAGATGCGTGGTTAATAACGTCTAATTTAGAAGCTTTAAAGTTTGTTGGACTAAGACCTTCTCGTAAAATTAAAGTCTTTAACAGTCACTTAGAATCAAGATTGGTGAAGTATGTGATGTATGAGGGAAGTAAGAAAACCAAATTTCAAAATCAAGAATCCTAA
- a CDS encoding DUF6048 family protein encodes MLKYIISISFILISLIGWSQSKPIDLQPKDTIQKTDRYGLRVGIDLSKIILSTLDDDYTGIELVGDFRIKPNLYLAAELGNEKKTNQEDLYNFTTSGSYLKLGVDYNTYENWFGMNNIIHLGGRYAYSTFSQTLNNYQIFSSNRYFSEDDFVMGSENIGEYSSLNASWIEAVLGLKVELFSNIYLGASVRLGLLVSNKEPDNFQNLWIPGFNKVTDNSRFGSNFNYSITYFIPLYKKKKQARKKYVDESGRQEPPPPPKN; translated from the coding sequence ATGTTAAAATATATCATTAGTATTAGTTTTATTCTTATATCCTTAATAGGATGGTCTCAATCTAAGCCTATAGATCTGCAGCCCAAAGACACCATTCAGAAAACCGATAGATATGGTTTACGCGTTGGTATAGATTTAAGTAAAATTATATTGTCTACACTAGATGATGATTACACGGGCATAGAATTAGTGGGGGATTTTAGAATCAAACCTAATTTATATCTTGCGGCTGAATTGGGGAATGAAAAGAAAACCAACCAAGAAGACCTCTACAACTTTACCACTTCTGGAAGTTATTTAAAACTGGGAGTTGATTATAATACTTACGAAAATTGGTTTGGTATGAATAATATAATTCATCTTGGTGGGCGTTATGCCTATAGCACCTTTAGTCAGACCTTAAATAATTATCAAATTTTTAGCTCCAATCGCTATTTTAGTGAAGATGATTTTGTCATGGGTTCAGAAAACATTGGAGAATACTCCTCACTTAATGCCTCTTGGATAGAAGCTGTATTAGGATTAAAAGTGGAATTGTTTTCCAATATCTACCTAGGAGCTAGTGTTCGCTTAGGGTTATTGGTAAGTAATAAAGAACCTGATAATTTTCAAAATCTATGGATTCCAGGCTTTAACAAAGTAACAGACAACAGTCGCTTTGGTAGTAACTTTAATTATTCCATTACGTATTTTATTCCTCTTTATAAAAAGAAAAAGCAAGCTCGTAAAAAATATGTAGATGAAAGTGGAAGACAAGAGCCACCACCTCCACCAAAAAATTAG